One segment of Drosophila ananassae strain 14024-0371.13 chromosome 3R, ASM1763931v2, whole genome shotgun sequence DNA contains the following:
- the LOC6497525 gene encoding general transcription factor 3C polypeptide 5: protein MSRQLSFNTQKEYELIEYPGKVVNTDRMLATLGGILNVSKALGDEVKRMPLHFHPDNPYNKPIFGDSKENTGILLSITVRRHKKDKQRPPEYFVRVLGHCSRTFTFECLCDFQYLPLWSTPRSDNANAASELKYALDTLKPIDSVDLDFFKRKHPQVLSLPELFTHVDVVFSGTYRLDSVEDGQQDVLGVMSKSTYDNQDVVSFNMVDVFPTQPDAQSLKRLKIKYVSDEQFASIKKLFDDCPIWTRIALQYESGLTNDKLRCIIPLLAYYFSNGPWRSLYVRFGYDPRRDFHSRFYQTFDFRLRFSTGLSEFVYSKKFMRQRKAANATSTPSEDRVSDLVQDLDYPYFDEHKLPRSRQCMLRYIDVRMQKIQEMLEKIPTPLTGAVCNERTGWLPPGFDAQVRQIVCASISEILRNHYRKENVEAEVEAVPPAGDEEEDDEADDEETQEEDMEIDDSRTISQSENDIEQIIETITS, encoded by the exons atgtccCGGCAGTTGAGTTTTAATACACAAAAAGAATATGAGCTAATTGAATACCCCGGCAAGGTGGTGAACACAGACCGGATGCTGGCTACCCTTGGCGGGATATTAAATGTGTCCAAA GCTCTGGGAGATGAGGTGAAGCGTATGCCTCTGCATTTCCATCCGGACAACCCCTACAATAAGCCCATTTTTGGTGATAGCAAGGAGAACACTGGAATCCTGCTCTCCATAACCGTAAGACGCCACAAAAAGGATAAGCAACGACCACCCGAATACTTTGTACGAGTTTTGGGTCACTGCAGCAGGACATTCACCTTCGAAT GCCTTTGTGACTTCCAATATCTACCACTTTGGTCAACGCCAAGGAGCGACAATGCCAACGCTGCATCCGAACTCAAGTACGCTTTGGATACACTGAAGCCCATTGACTCCGTCGACCTGGACTTCTTCAA ACGCAAGCATCCCCAAGTCTTGTCCCTGCCCGAACTATTCACCCACGTGGACGTGGTCTTCTCTGGAACCTACCGCTTGGATAGCGTCGAAGACGGCCAGCAAGATGTACTAGGCGTAATGTCAAAGTCTACGTACGATAACCAGGACGTGGTATCGTTCAATATGGTTGATGTCTTTCCCACGCAACCGGATGCTCAAAGTCTGAAAcgtctcaaaataaaatatgtctCCGATGAGCAGTTTGCCAGCATTAAGAAACTATTCGACGATTGTCCGATTTGGACCCGGATCGCTCTCCAATACGAATCCGGATTGACCAACGATAAACTGAGGTGCATCATACCCCTGCTGGCTTACTATTTCAGCAACGGACCCTGGAGAAGTTTGTACGTGCGGTTTGGCTACGATCCGAGGAGGGATTTCCACAGTCGTTTCTACCAGACGTTCGACTTCCGCCTTCGCTTCAGCACCGGCCTCTCCGAGTTCGTCTATTCCAAGAAGTTTATGCGGCAACGCAAAGCGGCCAATGCCACATCTACTCCGTCAGAGGATCGGGTCTCTGACTTGGTACAGGATCTCGACTATCCCTACTTCGATGAGCACAAGTTGCCACGCTCGAGGCAGTGCATGCTGCGCTACATCGACGTCCGCATGCAAAAGATCCAGGAAATGCTGGAAAAGATCCCCACCCCGTTGACGGGAGCAGTGTGCAATGAACGAACAGGATGGCTACCACCCGGCTTCGACGCTCAAGTCCGGCAGATCGTGTGTGCATCCATTAGTGAGATTCTGCGCAATCACTACCGGAAGGAGAATGTCGAGGCCGAGGTAGAGGCTGTTCCGCCGGCCGGGGACGAGGAAGAGGACGACGAAGCGGATGACGAAGAAACGCAAGAGGAGGACATGGAGATTGATGATTCGCGAACGATAAGCCAGTCGGAAAACGATATTGAACAAATAATTGAAACCATTACCAgttga
- the LOC6498019 gene encoding asparagine--tRNA ligase, cytoplasmic, translated as MSADQLAELTLGSLFTSEKKGNDESGNGSESKPYKTILQAMRHAGKEPFPTIYVDSKDPNAAEPYEPAAKSQLKKIQKLFVRESHKNAEKQQREAEDAEKRQQNLEEARKIKIAEDPSWPVARKIRILEGTANRGSRVKIYGWVHRLRRQGKSLIFITLRDGTGFLQCVLNDQLCQTYDALTLSTESTVVLFGTLKLVPEGKTAPGGHELNVDYWELIGLAPPGGADAILNEEAQPDVQLDNRHIMIRGENTSKVLKMRSVVAQAFRAHYEERGYNEVTPPTLVQTQVEGGSTLFKLKYFGEEAYLTQSSQLYLETCLPALGDVFTISQSYRAEQSRTRRHLAEYSHVEAECPFITFEELLDRLEDLVCDVVDRVLKSPWGYLVKELNPDFQPPKKPFRRMNYVDAIQWLKDNNVTKDDGTFYEFGEDIPEAPERKMTDTINEPIMLCRFPAEIKSFYMSRCKEDQRLTESVDVLLPNVGEIVGGSMRIHDSEELLKGYEREGIDPKPYYWYTDQRIYGTMPHGGYGLGLERFLCWLLNRYHIREVCLYPRYLDRCRP; from the exons ATGTCCGCTGACCAGTTGGCAGAGTTAACCTTAG GTTCTCTCTTCACCTCCGAGAAGAAGGGAAACGATGAGTCGGGCAACGGAAGCGAGTCCAAGCCCTACAAGACCATCTTGCAGGCGATGCGTCACGCCGGCAAGGAGCCCTTCCCCACCATCTACGTGGACAGCAAGGACCCGAATGCCGCGGAGCCCTACGAGCCGGCTGCCAAGTCCCAGCTGAAGAAGATCCAGAAGCTATTCGTGCGCGAGTCGCACAAGAACGCTGAGAAGCAGCAGCGTGAGGCAGAGGACGCAGAGAAGCGTCAACagaacctggaggaggcacgcaAGATTAAGATCGCTGAGGATCCCAGCTGGCCAGTTGCTCGCAAGATTCGCATCTTGGAGGGCACCGCCAACCGGGGATCTCGCGTTAAGATCTACGGCTGGGTTCATCGTCTCAGGCGTCAAGGAAAATCCCTGATCTTCATCACCCTGCGTGATGGCACTGGCTTCTTGCAGTGTGTGCTGAACGACCAGCTGTGCCAGACCTACGATGCCCTGACTCTCAGCACGGAGAGCACTGTGGTGTTGTTTGGAACCCTTAAGTTGGTGCCCGAGGGCAAAACGGCCCCTGGTGGCCACGAACTTAACGTGGACTATTGGGAGCTGATTGGATTGGCACCGCCAGGCGGTGCTGATGCCATTCTCAATGAGGAGGCGCAGCCGGATGTGCAGCTGGACAACAGGCACATCATGATCCGTGGTGAGAACACCTCCAAAGTTCTCAAAATGCGTTCCGTGGTGGCGCAGGCCTTCCGCGCCCATTACGAGGAGCGTGGTTACAACGAGGTCACTCCTCCCACTCTGGTCCAGACCCAAGTTGAAGGTGGTTCGACACTCTTCAAGTTGAAATATTTCGGAGAGGAGGCCTACCTGACGCAGAGCTCCCAGCTGTATCTGGAGACATGCCTGCCCGCCCTGGGCGATGTCTTCACCATTTCGCAGAGTTACCGCGCGGAACAGAGTCGTACTCGTCGCCATTTGGCCGAATACTCGCACGTCGAGGCTGAGTGCCCTTTCATCACCTTCGAAGAGCTGCTGGACCGTCTGGAGGATCTGGTCTGTGATGTGGTGGATCGCGTCCTGAAGTCGCCGTGGGGATATTTGGTCAAGGAACTCAACCCGGACTTCCAGCCGCCGAAGAAGCCATTCCGCCGCATGAACTACGTGGATGCCATCCAATGGCTCAAGGATAACAACGTGACCAAGGACGATGGCACATTCTACGAGTTTGGAGAGGACATACCCGAAGCTCCGGAGCGCAAGATGACAGACACCATTAATGAGCCGATAATGTTGTGCCGTTTCCCGGCGGAGATCAAATCGTTCTACATGTCGCGCTGTAAAGAGGATCAGCGCCTAACCGAAAGTGTGGATGTCTTGTTGCCGAATGTGGGCGAGATTGTGGGTGGATCCATGAGGATTCACGACAGCGAGGAGCTGCTCAAGGGCTATGAACGCGAGGGCATTGATCCTAAACCGTATTACTGGTACACCGACCAGCGTATCTACGGCACCATGCCCCACGGCGGATATGGCTTGGGTCTGGAGCGCTTCCTCTGCTGGCTACTTAACCGTTACCACATTCGCGAAGTGTGCCTGTATCCTCGCTACCTCGACAGATGCAGGCCTTAA
- the LOC6497526 gene encoding dynactin subunit 6 produces the protein MPQDNSKVKVMPKAVVCEESKLRGDITFSSGCVVHPSATVIAEAGPIIIGENCIVEEYATIAHRLAPGEEYDDNNILSIGTQNVFEVGCNVEAARIGDKNVFESKCFVGKGVSVSNGCVVGAGIKMIARQHLPENTVVYGEQALQREAIDKQGSQTLQIDFLRKVLPNYHHLRKPNYDPKKARSVV, from the exons ATGCCACAGGATAACAG CAAAGTAAAGGTGATGCCAAAGGCGGTGGTCTGTGAAGAGAGCAAACTGCGAGGTGACATCACCTTCTCGTCGGGCTGTGTGGTTCATCCAAGTGCCACAGTTATCGCCGAGGCGGGCCCCATAATCATTGGTGAAAACTGCATTGTGGAAGAGTATGCGACCATAGCGCATCGCCTGGCACCGGGAGAAGAGTACGACGACAACAATATCCTAAGCATCGGCACCCAGAACGTCTTCGAGGTCGGCTGCAATGTGGAAGCAGCTCGAATCGGTGACAAGAATGTCTTCGAAAGCAAGTGTTTTGTGGGCAAGGGTGTCAGCGTTTCCAACGGCTGTGTGGTTGGGGCTGGCATCAAGATGATTGCGCGTCAGCACCTTCCGGAGAATACCGTAGTTTACGGGGAACAAGCTCTGCAGCGCGAGGCCATAGACAAGCAGGGATCCCAGACCCTGCAAATCGACTTTCTGCGTAAGGTCCTGCCAAACTATCACCATCTGCGGAAACCCAACTACGATCCGAAAAAGGCCCGCAGCGTTGTTTAA
- the LOC6498018 gene encoding probable DNA-directed RNA polymerases I and III subunit RPAC2, with amino-acid sequence MGALAELAGDEKNGEGSRTFVFMNEGHTLGNALKTIISRYPEVDFCGYTIPHPTEQKLHFRIQSHRDRAVDILKRGLEDLEALCDHTIVTFETEMNNFNAMKVENT; translated from the exons ATGGGAGCCTTGGCAGAG CTAGCTGGTGATGAGAAAAATGGAGAGGGCTCCCGCACTTTTGTCTTCATGAACGAGGGCCATACACTGGGAAATGCTTTGAAGACCATAATTTCGCGCTACCCTGAGGTCGATTTCTGTGGCTACACCATCCCCCATCCTACAGAACAGAAGCTCCACTTCCGCATACAATCCCACAGAGACCGGGCTGTCGACATTCTAAAGCGCGGTCTGGAAGACCTGGAGGCGCTGTGCGACCACACAATAGTCACGTTTGAGACGGAGATGAATAACTTTAATGCCATGAAGGTGgaaaatacataa